One Halopelagius longus genomic window, GATGGAGGGTGCTATCGCCGCACCGATCATCGGATCAGACGACGCGCTTGAAGGAGTCATCGGAATCGCCAAACCGGAACCGTACGAGTTCACGTCCACGGAACGAGACCGATTACTGCGAGCAGGGACACGAATCGAGCAACGGCTGTGACCACCAAACGCGTTAGTGGCACTTCGAGAAGTAGACCGCATCAGGCACCCCAATCGTGTACGCTGAACAGCGCCCGTGAAAGATTGAAGCGGCTTCGGCTCGTACAGTTCTATCCTCCTATGACCGACCAAGAGCGACTGCAGACAGACGAAGAGTGGAGAGAGAAACTATCGGCCGAGGAGTATCGGATCCTCCGCGAGAGCGGCACCGAGCCGCGCTTCTCGTCGGACCTGTTAGATGTCGACGAGGACGGGGTGTATCGATGTGCCGGATGCGGTCAGGTACTGTTCGACGCCGAGACGAAGTACGGCGCCGACCACGCCTGGCCGAGCTTCTTCGACGCAGAGGAGGGAAGCATCGAGTTCCGCGAGGACCACAGTCACGGTATGACGCGAACCGAAGTCGCGTGTAGCAGGTGTGAGAGCCATCTCGGACACGTGTTCGACGACGGTCCCGAACCGACCGAGAAGCGGTACTGCATCAACGGTGTCGCGCTCGACTTCGAGACGGACGCTGAATGAGAAAGCACTGCCGCGCGGTCACGAACGATTTCCACCCATGAACCCCACTGCAACCACGATACGCGAGTACGATCAGAACGCACTAGATCGAGACGAGACCGAAACCGCAACGTTCGCACTCGGCTGTTTCTGGGGGCCAGAGGCGCAGTTCGGCGCGATGGACGGCATCGTCCGAACGCGAGTCGGCTACGCTGGCGGCACGAAACTGAATCCGACCTACCGCGAACTCGGAGATCAGACAGAAGCGTTCCGAGTCGATTACGATACCGACGACGTTTCGTACGCTGATCTCCTCGCCATCGTCTTCGATAGTCACGACCCGAACCATCAACCCCGAAAGCGACAGTACCAGAATATCGTATTTACTGACTCGCCGGAGCAGCGTGAGGCACTCGAAACGTACCTCGAAGCGAACGGGCTGGACGTCGATTCAATCGAGACTCGGATCGAATCCCTCACCCGGTTCTACCCCGCCGAGAGCTATCATCAGAAATACAACCTCAAAGCAAAACAGTCGCTGTTAAACCCATTCGAGGAGGCGGGCTACGATGACGAGGAACTCCAAGAGTCGCCCGCAGCGGCGAAATTGAACGGGTACGCCGGGGGACACGATATCCC contains:
- the msrB gene encoding peptide-methionine (R)-S-oxide reductase MsrB encodes the protein MTDQERLQTDEEWREKLSAEEYRILRESGTEPRFSSDLLDVDEDGVYRCAGCGQVLFDAETKYGADHAWPSFFDAEEGSIEFREDHSHGMTRTEVACSRCESHLGHVFDDGPEPTEKRYCINGVALDFETDAE
- a CDS encoding peptide-methionine (S)-S-oxide reductase MsrA, whose protein sequence is MNPTATTIREYDQNALDRDETETATFALGCFWGPEAQFGAMDGIVRTRVGYAGGTKLNPTYRELGDQTEAFRVDYDTDDVSYADLLAIVFDSHDPNHQPRKRQYQNIVFTDSPEQREALETYLEANGLDVDSIETRIESLTRFYPAESYHQKYNLKAKQSLLNPFEEAGYDDEELQESPAAAKLNGYAGGHDIPEEHEIGAVLDRSPSS